In one window of Streptomyces griseus subsp. griseus DNA:
- the ilvC gene encoding ketol-acid reductoisomerase has translation MAELFYDDDADLSIIQGRKVAVLGYGSQGHAHALSLRDSGVDVRVGLHEGSKSKAKAEEQGLRVVTPSEAAAEADVIMILVPDPIQAQVYEESVKDNLKDGDALFFGHGLNIRFGFIKPPANVDVCMVAPKGPGHLVRRQYEEGRGVPCIVAVEQDASGKGLELALSYAKGIGGTRAGVIKTTFTEETETDLFGEQAVLCGGTAALVKAGFETLTEAGYQPEIAYFECLHELKLIVDLMYEGGLEKMRWSISETAEWGDYVTGPRIITDATKAEMKKVLTEIQDGTFANAWMAEYHNGLPKYNEYKKADSDHLLETTGRELRKLMSWVNDEEA, from the coding sequence GTGGCCGAGCTGTTCTACGACGACGATGCCGACCTGTCCATCATCCAGGGCCGCAAGGTCGCGGTTCTCGGTTACGGCAGCCAGGGCCACGCCCACGCGCTGTCGCTCCGTGACTCCGGCGTCGACGTCCGCGTCGGTCTGCACGAGGGCTCGAAGTCCAAGGCCAAGGCCGAGGAGCAGGGCCTGCGCGTGGTGACCCCGTCCGAGGCCGCCGCCGAGGCCGACGTCATCATGATCCTCGTCCCGGACCCGATCCAGGCCCAGGTCTACGAGGAGTCCGTCAAGGACAACCTCAAGGACGGCGACGCGCTGTTCTTCGGCCACGGCCTGAACATCCGGTTCGGCTTCATCAAGCCCCCGGCCAACGTGGACGTCTGCATGGTCGCCCCGAAGGGCCCCGGCCACCTGGTCCGCCGCCAGTACGAGGAGGGCCGCGGCGTCCCCTGCATCGTGGCCGTGGAGCAGGACGCCTCGGGCAAGGGCCTGGAGCTGGCCCTGTCGTACGCCAAGGGCATCGGCGGCACCCGGGCCGGCGTCATCAAGACCACCTTCACCGAGGAGACCGAGACCGACCTCTTCGGTGAGCAGGCCGTCCTCTGCGGTGGCACCGCAGCCCTGGTCAAGGCCGGTTTCGAGACGCTGACCGAGGCCGGCTACCAGCCGGAGATCGCGTACTTCGAGTGCCTGCACGAGCTGAAGCTCATCGTCGACCTCATGTACGAGGGCGGCCTGGAGAAGATGCGCTGGTCCATCTCGGAGACCGCCGAGTGGGGCGACTACGTCACCGGCCCGCGGATCATCACCGACGCCACCAAGGCCGAGATGAAGAAGGTCCTCACCGAGATCCAGGACGGCACCTTCGCCAACGCCTGGATGGCCGAGTACCACAACGGTCTGCCCAAGTACAACGAGTACAAGAAGGCCGACAGCGACCACCTGCTGGAGACCACGGGCCGTGAGCTGCGCAAGCTCATGAGCTGGGTGAACGACGAAGAGGCCTAG
- the serA gene encoding phosphoglycerate dehydrogenase, producing MSSKPVVLIAEELSPATVDALGPDFEIRHCNGADRAELLPAIADVDAILVRSATKVDAEAIAAAKKLRVVARAGVGLDNVDVSSATKAGVMVVNAPTSNIVTAAELACGLLVATARNIPQANTALKNGEWKRSKYTGVELSEKVLGVVGLGRIGVLVAQRMSAFGMKIVAYDPYVQPARAAQMGVKLLSLDELLEVADFITVHLPKTPETLGLIGDEALHKVKPSVRIVNAARGGIVDEEALYSALKEGRVAGAGLDVYAKEPCTDSPLFQFDQVVCTPHLGASTDEAQEKAGIAVAKSVRLALAGELVPDAVNVQGGVIAEDVRPGLPLAEKLGRIFTALAGEVAARLDVEVYGEITQHDVKVLELSALKGVFEDVVDETVSYVNAPLFAQERGVEVRLTTSSESPDHRNVVTVRGTLASGEEVAVSGTLAGPKHLQKIVAIGEHDVDLALADHMVVLRYQDRPGVVGAVGKILGEAGLNIAGMQVSRAAEGGEALVVLTVDETVPQPVLTEIGDEIGASSARSVNLTD from the coding sequence GTGAGCTCGAAACCTGTCGTACTCATCGCTGAAGAGCTGTCGCCCGCCACGGTCGACGCTCTGGGTCCGGATTTCGAGATCCGGCACTGCAACGGCGCGGACCGCGCCGAACTCCTCCCCGCGATCGCCGACGTCGACGCCATCCTGGTGCGTTCCGCCACGAAGGTCGACGCCGAGGCCATCGCCGCCGCGAAGAAGCTCCGCGTGGTGGCCCGCGCGGGCGTCGGTCTGGACAACGTCGACGTCTCCTCGGCCACCAAGGCCGGTGTGATGGTCGTCAACGCCCCGACCTCCAACATCGTCACCGCCGCCGAGCTGGCCTGCGGTCTGCTGGTCGCCACGGCGCGCAACATCCCGCAGGCCAACACCGCCCTGAAGAACGGCGAGTGGAAGCGCTCCAAGTACACCGGGGTCGAGCTCAGCGAGAAGGTCCTCGGCGTCGTCGGCCTCGGCCGCATCGGTGTCCTGGTCGCCCAGCGCATGTCGGCCTTCGGCATGAAGATCGTCGCCTACGACCCCTACGTCCAGCCGGCCCGCGCCGCGCAGATGGGCGTCAAGCTCCTCAGCCTGGACGAGCTCCTGGAGGTCGCCGACTTCATCACCGTGCACCTGCCCAAGACCCCCGAGACCCTCGGTCTCATCGGGGACGAGGCGCTGCACAAGGTGAAGCCCTCCGTCCGCATCGTCAACGCCGCGCGCGGCGGCATCGTCGACGAGGAGGCGCTGTACTCCGCACTCAAGGAGGGCCGCGTCGCCGGCGCCGGCCTGGATGTGTACGCGAAGGAGCCCTGCACGGACTCCCCGCTCTTCCAGTTCGACCAGGTCGTCTGCACCCCGCACCTCGGCGCCTCCACCGACGAGGCCCAGGAGAAGGCGGGCATCGCCGTCGCCAAGTCGGTGCGCCTCGCGCTCGCCGGTGAGCTGGTCCCGGACGCGGTCAACGTCCAGGGCGGCGTCATCGCCGAGGACGTACGCCCCGGCCTGCCGCTCGCCGAGAAGCTCGGCCGGATCTTCACCGCGCTCGCGGGCGAGGTCGCGGCCCGCCTCGACGTCGAGGTGTACGGCGAGATCACCCAGCACGACGTCAAGGTGCTGGAGCTCTCGGCGCTCAAGGGCGTCTTCGAGGACGTCGTCGACGAGACCGTCTCCTACGTCAACGCCCCCCTCTTCGCCCAGGAGCGCGGGGTCGAGGTCCGCCTCACCACCAGCTCCGAGTCGCCGGACCACCGCAACGTGGTCACCGTGCGCGGCACCCTCGCCAGCGGGGAAGAGGTCGCGGTCTCCGGCACGCTGGCGGGCCCGAAGCACCTCCAGAAGATCGTGGCCATCGGCGAGCACGACGTGGACCTGGCGCTCGCCGACCACATGGTCGTCCTGCGCTACCAGGACCGTCCCGGTGTGGTCGGCGCGGTCGGCAAGATCCTCGGCGAGGCCGGGCTGAACATCGCGGGCATGCAGGTCTCCCGGGCGGCGGAGGGCGGCGAGGCCCTGGTCGTCCTCACCGTCGACGAGACCGTCCCGCAGCCGGTGCTGACCGAGATCGGCGACGAGATCGGCGCCTCCTCGGCCCGCTCGGTCAACCTCACCGACTGA
- a CDS encoding isoprenyl transferase — protein MKLLPLFLRRPIEAVYERRLATTLVGLPRPQHVGIMVDGNRRWARKAGHTDVREGYRAGGAKVTTFLGWCTAAGIEHVTLFMLSDDNLGRPAEELGPLIEVIEETVRDITAEGRDWEVQVIGSLDMLPGTSAQVLKEATAATTGRGGLKVDVAVGYGGRREIVDAVKRAFEEHMAAGGDPAELVARFGIEDISRHLYSPIADHTDFIIRTSGEQRLSGFLLWQSAYAEMHWVDCYWPAFRHVDFLRALRSYANRERRFGK, from the coding sequence ATGAAGCTGCTCCCCCTGTTCCTCCGGCGGCCCATCGAAGCGGTGTACGAGCGCCGGCTGGCCACCACTCTGGTCGGGCTGCCGCGCCCCCAGCACGTCGGGATCATGGTCGACGGCAACCGGCGCTGGGCCCGCAAGGCCGGGCACACGGACGTCCGCGAGGGCTACCGGGCGGGCGGCGCCAAGGTGACCACGTTCCTCGGCTGGTGCACCGCCGCCGGGATCGAACACGTCACGCTCTTCATGCTCTCCGACGACAACCTGGGCCGCCCGGCCGAGGAGCTGGGCCCGCTGATCGAGGTCATCGAGGAGACCGTCCGGGACATCACCGCCGAGGGCCGTGACTGGGAGGTCCAGGTGATCGGCTCCCTCGACATGCTGCCCGGCACCAGCGCCCAGGTGCTCAAGGAGGCCACCGCCGCGACGACCGGGCGCGGCGGCCTCAAGGTGGATGTGGCCGTCGGCTACGGCGGGCGGCGCGAGATCGTCGACGCCGTGAAGCGGGCCTTCGAGGAGCACATGGCGGCCGGCGGCGACCCGGCCGAGCTGGTCGCCCGGTTCGGCATCGAGGACATCTCCCGCCACCTCTACTCACCGATCGCCGACCACACCGACTTCATCATCCGCACCTCCGGCGAGCAGCGGCTGTCCGGCTTTCTGCTCTGGCAGTCCGCCTATGCCGAGATGCACTGGGTGGACTGTTACTGGCCGGCCTTCCGCCACGTGGACTTCTTGCGCGCCCTGCGCTCGTACGCGAACCGGGAACGCCGCTTCGGCAAGTGA
- a CDS encoding PucR family transcriptional regulator — MTGDYQELVDEISALLGAPATLENRDFGLVAFGAHDSDDDTTMDPVRTRSILTRRSTPAVRAWFEGFGITRATGPVRIPAAPEAGVFRDRVCLPVRHRGVVLGYVWLLDTDPGPTDDQLAAAMEVAARIGALLFDEARAGADLSREFGAVLTAGPGRQHDTAVAALREALGQDAEGLHTVVCVTPWGADDTPSVRGVASASALAAVSPPGGAGSVSLAALIRLRSPDRLDPAVSAAERLRTGAGPGATGGIAAPRRGLDALPASWREAVASARAARAETRFGPVARWSAIGPYRLLTALPGTGTDPADPAVASLLTPLHKELAHTAEAFLDCAGQASRTAAELGIHRQTLYYRLSRIEQITGLDLADGEDRLLLHMAVKRARL, encoded by the coding sequence GTGACAGGCGATTACCAGGAACTGGTCGACGAGATCTCCGCCCTTCTCGGCGCCCCCGCCACTCTGGAGAACCGCGATTTCGGCCTGGTCGCCTTCGGGGCCCACGACAGCGACGACGACACCACGATGGACCCGGTCCGCACCCGCTCGATCCTGACCCGCCGCTCCACCCCCGCCGTCCGCGCCTGGTTCGAGGGGTTCGGCATCACCCGGGCGACCGGCCCGGTCCGCATCCCCGCCGCCCCGGAGGCCGGGGTCTTCCGGGACCGCGTCTGTCTTCCGGTACGCCACCGGGGTGTCGTCCTCGGTTACGTCTGGCTCCTCGACACCGACCCCGGGCCGACCGACGATCAGCTGGCCGCCGCGATGGAGGTCGCCGCCCGGATCGGGGCGCTGCTCTTCGACGAGGCCCGGGCGGGCGCGGACCTCTCCCGGGAGTTCGGCGCGGTCCTCACGGCCGGGCCCGGGCGGCAGCACGACACGGCGGTGGCGGCGCTGCGGGAGGCGCTGGGGCAGGACGCGGAGGGGCTGCACACGGTGGTGTGCGTGACGCCGTGGGGCGCCGACGACACCCCGTCGGTACGAGGCGTGGCCTCGGCCTCCGCCCTGGCGGCGGTCTCCCCGCCCGGGGGCGCCGGGTCCGTGTCACTGGCCGCGCTCATCCGGCTGCGCTCGCCGGACCGCCTGGACCCGGCGGTGAGCGCCGCCGAACGCCTGCGTACGGGGGCGGGCCCGGGAGCCACCGGGGGGATCGCGGCGCCCCGGCGGGGCCTGGACGCGCTGCCGGCCTCCTGGCGCGAGGCGGTGGCGTCGGCCCGCGCGGCCCGGGCCGAGACCCGGTTCGGCCCGGTCGCCCGCTGGTCGGCGATCGGCCCGTACCGCCTGCTCACCGCCCTCCCCGGCACCGGCACCGACCCCGCCGACCCGGCGGTCGCCTCGCTGCTGACCCCGCTGCACAAGGAGCTGGCGCACACGGCGGAGGCGTTCCTGGACTGCGCGGGCCAGGCGAGCCGGACGGCGGCCGAGCTGGGCATCCACCGCCAGACGCTCTACTACCGCCTCTCCCGCATCGAACAGATCACCGGCCTCGACCTGGCCGACGGCGAGGACCGGCTGCTGCTGCACATGGCGGTGAAACGGGCGCGGCTGTGA
- a CDS encoding proline dehydrogenase family protein yields MLGPVILAASRSDKMRRFISAAPGTKQVVDRFIAGESVDQVVPIVEDAADKGLEVTLDVVGEDITTPAQAEAARDAYLELVERLKVLDLGPRAEMSVKLSMFGQALEGGHELALANVRPVVEAAAAIGTTVTLDAEDHTTLDSMFAIHEELRKDFPQTGCVIQSYLFRTEDDARRLAAAGSRVRIVKGAYKEPASVAHQDKAEIDKAYVRIIRILMEGEGYPMIGSHDPRLIAIAQELGRQAGRKLDEYEFQMLYGIRSDEHVRLADEGHRMRVYTAYGTDWYGYFMRRLAEKPANLLFFGRSILTKG; encoded by the coding sequence GTGCTGGGTCCCGTGATTCTCGCCGCGTCCCGCAGCGACAAGATGCGCCGGTTCATCTCGGCCGCGCCCGGCACCAAGCAGGTCGTCGACCGCTTCATCGCCGGGGAGAGCGTCGACCAGGTCGTGCCGATCGTCGAGGACGCAGCGGACAAGGGGCTGGAGGTCACCCTCGACGTCGTGGGCGAGGACATCACCACCCCGGCGCAGGCCGAGGCCGCCCGTGACGCCTACCTGGAGCTCGTGGAGCGCCTGAAGGTCCTGGACCTCGGCCCGCGCGCCGAGATGTCCGTCAAGCTGTCGATGTTCGGCCAAGCGCTGGAGGGCGGCCACGAGCTGGCCCTCGCCAATGTGCGCCCCGTCGTCGAGGCGGCGGCCGCCATCGGCACCACGGTCACCCTGGACGCCGAGGACCACACCACCCTCGACTCGATGTTCGCGATCCACGAGGAGCTGCGGAAGGACTTCCCGCAGACCGGCTGTGTCATCCAGTCCTACCTCTTCCGCACCGAGGACGACGCCCGCCGCCTGGCCGCCGCCGGCAGCCGCGTCCGCATCGTGAAGGGCGCCTACAAGGAGCCCGCCTCCGTCGCTCACCAGGACAAGGCCGAGATCGACAAGGCGTACGTCCGCATCATCCGCATCCTGATGGAGGGCGAGGGCTACCCGATGATCGGGTCCCACGACCCCCGTCTCATCGCCATCGCCCAGGAGCTGGGCCGCCAGGCCGGGCGCAAACTGGATGAGTACGAGTTCCAGATGCTGTACGGCATCCGCAGCGACGAGCACGTCCGGCTCGCGGACGAGGGCCACCGGATGCGCGTCTACACGGCGTACGGCACCGACTGGTACGGATACTTCATGCGCCGCCTCGCGGAGAAGCCGGCCAACCTGCTGTTCTTCGGCCGCTCGATCCTCACCAAGGGCTGA
- the pruA gene encoding L-glutamate gamma-semialdehyde dehydrogenase, with the protein MDAVTQVPAPVNEPVHSYAPGSPERARLEVKLKELADNPIDLPMTIGGEKRMGGGERVNVVQPHNHQAVIGTFAGATEQDAQDAIDAALAAAPAWRALSFDDRAAIILRAAELLSGPWRETLAASTMLGQSKTAQQAEIDTPCELIDFWRFNVHYARQILAEQPPANSPGVWNRMDHRPLEGFVYAITPFNFTAIAGNLPTAPALMGNVVVWKPSPTQTHAAVLLMRLLEEAGLPKGVINLVTGDGKAVSEVALNHRDLAGIHFTGSTPTFQHLWKTVGNNIANYRTYPRLVGETGGKDFVVAHPSADRAVLRTALTRGSFEYQGQKCSASSRAYVPASIWNSGFKEEFAAEVDSITMGDVTDLTNFIGAVIDERSFAKNKAAIDRAKSDPACEIVAGGTYDDSVGYFVRPTVIVCSDPENEVFTTEYFGPILAIHVYEDAHYDAMLEQMESVSDYALTGSVIAGDRAAAAYTMDKLRYAAGNFYINDKSTGAVVGQQPFGGGRASGTNDKAGAPQNLQRWTLTRAIKETLVAPTEYTYPHQG; encoded by the coding sequence ATGGACGCCGTCACCCAGGTCCCCGCGCCGGTCAACGAGCCGGTCCACTCCTACGCCCCGGGCTCCCCGGAGCGCGCCCGTCTGGAGGTGAAGCTCAAGGAGCTCGCCGACAACCCGATCGACCTGCCGATGACCATCGGCGGCGAGAAGCGGATGGGCGGCGGCGAGCGGGTGAACGTCGTACAGCCGCACAACCACCAGGCCGTCATCGGCACCTTCGCCGGGGCCACCGAGCAGGACGCCCAGGACGCCATCGACGCGGCCCTCGCCGCCGCCCCGGCCTGGCGCGCCCTGTCCTTCGACGACCGCGCCGCGATCATCCTGCGCGCCGCCGAGCTGCTGTCGGGCCCCTGGCGCGAGACGCTGGCCGCCTCCACCATGCTCGGCCAGTCCAAGACCGCCCAGCAGGCCGAGATCGACACCCCCTGCGAGCTCATCGACTTCTGGCGCTTCAACGTGCACTACGCGCGCCAGATCCTCGCCGAGCAGCCCCCGGCCAACTCCCCGGGCGTGTGGAACCGCATGGACCACCGCCCGCTGGAGGGCTTCGTCTACGCGATCACGCCGTTCAACTTCACGGCCATCGCGGGCAACCTCCCCACCGCCCCCGCCCTCATGGGCAACGTCGTGGTGTGGAAGCCGTCCCCGACCCAGACCCACGCCGCCGTGCTGCTGATGCGGCTCCTGGAGGAGGCCGGGCTGCCCAAGGGCGTCATCAACCTGGTCACCGGCGACGGCAAGGCCGTCTCCGAGGTGGCGCTGAACCACCGCGACCTGGCCGGCATCCACTTCACCGGCTCCACCCCCACCTTCCAGCACCTGTGGAAGACGGTCGGCAACAACATCGCCAACTACCGCACCTACCCGCGGCTCGTCGGCGAGACCGGCGGCAAGGACTTCGTCGTCGCGCACCCCAGCGCCGACCGCGCCGTGCTGAGGACCGCGCTGACCCGCGGCTCCTTCGAGTACCAGGGCCAGAAGTGCTCGGCGTCCTCGCGTGCGTACGTCCCCGCCTCCATCTGGAACTCCGGCTTCAAGGAGGAGTTCGCCGCCGAGGTCGACTCCATCACGATGGGTGACGTCACCGACCTGACGAACTTCATCGGGGCCGTCATCGACGAGCGCTCGTTCGCCAAGAACAAGGCCGCGATCGACCGCGCGAAGTCCGACCCGGCGTGCGAGATCGTCGCGGGCGGGACGTACGACGACTCGGTGGGCTACTTCGTCCGTCCGACCGTCATCGTCTGCTCGGACCCCGAGAACGAGGTCTTCACGACCGAGTACTTCGGCCCGATCCTCGCGATCCACGTCTACGAGGACGCGCACTACGACGCCATGCTGGAGCAGATGGAGTCGGTCTCCGACTACGCGCTGACCGGCTCGGTCATCGCGGGTGACCGCGCCGCCGCCGCGTACACGATGGACAAGCTCCGCTACGCCGCGGGCAACTTCTACATCAACGACAAGTCGACCGGCGCCGTCGTCGGCCAGCAGCCCTTCGGCGGCGGCCGCGCCTCCGGCACCAACGACAAGGCGGGCGCCCCGCAGAACCTCCAGCGCTGGACCCTCACCCGGGCCATCAAGGAGACCCTGGTCGCGCCGACCGAGTACACCTACCCCCACCAGGGCTGA
- a CDS encoding S1 family peptidase: MRRDSRAPLSLSLLLLVGALGLGATPATAAEVHSAAAPSATPSASAYALDATVERTLGGDTAGTYLDRKTGDLVVTVTTDRAEEQARATGATVRRVARSAAQLDAAMETLEAEAKITGTSWGVDPRTNQVAVEADSSVSARDMARLEAVAKRLGGAVSINRVPGVFHREVLGGGAIYGGGSRCSAAFNVTKGGARYFVTAGHCTNISANWSAGSGGPVIGVREGTSFPTNDYGIVRYTDGSSPAGAVDLYNGSTQDIASAANAVVGQAIRKSGSTTKVTSGTVTAVNVTVNYGDGPVYGMVRTTACSAGGDSGGAHFAGTVALGIHSGSSGCSGTSGSAIHQPVLEALQAYGVSVY, translated from the coding sequence ATGAGACGCGACTCCCGCGCGCCCCTGAGCCTTTCCCTGCTGCTCCTCGTCGGCGCCCTCGGCCTCGGCGCGACCCCCGCCACCGCCGCCGAGGTCCACTCCGCCGCCGCCCCCTCGGCGACCCCCTCCGCGTCCGCGTACGCACTCGACGCCACCGTCGAACGCACGCTCGGCGGCGACACCGCCGGAACCTACCTGGACCGCAAGACCGGAGACCTGGTCGTCACCGTCACCACCGACCGGGCCGAGGAGCAGGCCCGCGCCACCGGGGCCACCGTGCGCCGGGTGGCCCGCAGCGCCGCCCAGCTCGACGCCGCCATGGAGACCCTGGAGGCCGAGGCGAAGATCACCGGCACCTCCTGGGGCGTCGACCCGCGCACCAACCAGGTCGCCGTCGAGGCCGACTCCTCCGTCTCGGCCCGGGACATGGCCCGCCTCGAAGCCGTCGCGAAGCGGCTCGGCGGAGCGGTGAGCATCAACCGCGTACCCGGCGTCTTCCACCGCGAGGTGCTGGGCGGCGGAGCCATCTACGGCGGCGGCAGCCGCTGCTCGGCCGCCTTCAACGTCACCAAGGGCGGGGCCCGTTACTTCGTCACCGCCGGACACTGCACCAACATCTCCGCCAACTGGTCGGCCGGCTCGGGTGGTCCGGTCATCGGCGTCCGCGAGGGCACCAGCTTCCCGACCAACGACTACGGCATCGTCCGCTACACCGACGGCTCCTCGCCCGCCGGTGCCGTCGACCTCTACAACGGGTCCACCCAGGACATCGCCTCCGCCGCCAACGCCGTCGTCGGCCAGGCGATCCGCAAGAGCGGCTCCACCACCAAGGTGACCTCCGGCACGGTCACCGCCGTCAACGTCACCGTCAACTACGGCGACGGGCCCGTCTACGGCATGGTCCGCACCACCGCCTGCTCCGCCGGAGGCGACAGCGGCGGCGCCCACTTCGCCGGCACGGTCGCCCTCGGCATCCACTCCGGCAGCTCCGGCTGCTCCGGCACGAGCGGCTCGGCCATCCACCAGCCGGTGCTGGAGGCGCTCCAGGCGTACGGCGTCTCGGTGTACTGA
- a CDS encoding GNAT family N-acetyltransferase, with amino-acid sequence MTELPAVRAAHTFELTAAVRDEIRTLLDSAFEGDFGDDDWEHSLGGVHALVRDTGGLLVAHGSIVQRRVLHDGRSLRVGYVEAVAVRPGRRRQGLGHRVMGALERVVDGAYEFGALSASDVGAALYAARGWQVWPGGLAALGPHGAVALPDEEGSTYVRPAAGHALSPATHRLVFDWRDGDLL; translated from the coding sequence ATGACCGAGCTCCCCGCGGTGCGCGCCGCCCACACCTTCGAGCTGACCGCGGCCGTACGGGACGAGATCCGCACCCTGCTGGACTCCGCCTTCGAGGGCGACTTCGGCGACGACGACTGGGAGCACTCCCTCGGTGGCGTCCACGCCCTGGTGCGCGACACCGGCGGACTCCTCGTCGCCCACGGCTCCATCGTCCAGCGCCGGGTGCTCCACGACGGCCGCTCGCTGCGCGTGGGGTACGTCGAGGCCGTCGCCGTCCGCCCCGGCCGCCGCCGCCAGGGGCTCGGCCACCGGGTGATGGGCGCGCTGGAGCGGGTCGTCGACGGGGCCTACGAGTTCGGCGCGCTCTCCGCCTCCGACGTGGGCGCGGCGCTCTACGCGGCGCGCGGCTGGCAGGTGTGGCCGGGCGGCCTCGCCGCCCTCGGCCCGCACGGGGCCGTGGCGCTGCCGGACGAGGAAGGCTCCACCTACGTCCGCCCGGCCGCCGGTCATGCGCTGTCCCCGGCCACGCACCGCCTCGTCTTCGACTGGCGCGACGGCGACCTGCTCTGA
- a CDS encoding 3-isopropylmalate dehydrogenase, with the protein MSRSIDLAVIPGDGIGQEVVAQGLKVLNAVLPQDVKLETKEYDLGAQRWHRTGDTLPDAELEALKNHDAILLGAIGDPSVPSGVLERGLLLKLRFAFDHFINLRPSKLFPNTATPLAGRPDIDFVVVREGTEGPYTGNGGSLRTGTPAEVATEVSVNTAYGVERVVRDAFERAAARPRKKLTLVHKNNVLVYAGHLWKNTFDKVAAEYPQVSTDYLHVDAATIFFVTQPERFDVIVTDNLFGDILTDLAAAVTGGIGLAASGNINPTGAFPSMFEPVHGSAPDIAGQGKADPTATVLSVALLLRHLGYEAEAARIEDAVSADLAERDGATTRTTDEIGDALAVRVAS; encoded by the coding sequence ATGTCTCGCAGCATCGATCTCGCAGTGATCCCCGGTGACGGAATCGGCCAGGAAGTCGTGGCCCAGGGCCTCAAGGTCCTCAACGCTGTCCTCCCGCAGGATGTGAAGCTGGAGACCAAGGAGTACGACCTTGGCGCCCAGCGCTGGCACCGCACCGGCGACACCCTCCCGGACGCGGAGCTGGAGGCGCTCAAGAACCATGACGCCATCCTCCTCGGCGCGATCGGCGACCCGTCCGTGCCGTCCGGCGTCCTGGAGCGCGGGCTGCTGCTGAAGCTGCGTTTCGCCTTCGACCACTTCATCAACCTGCGCCCGTCCAAGCTCTTCCCGAACACCGCGACCCCGCTCGCCGGCCGCCCCGACATCGACTTCGTCGTGGTCCGCGAGGGCACCGAGGGCCCCTACACGGGCAACGGCGGATCGCTGCGCACCGGCACGCCCGCCGAGGTCGCCACCGAGGTCAGCGTCAACACGGCGTACGGCGTGGAGCGTGTGGTCCGGGACGCCTTCGAGCGGGCGGCCGCGCGGCCGCGCAAGAAGCTGACGCTGGTCCACAAGAACAACGTCCTCGTCTACGCCGGCCACCTGTGGAAGAACACCTTCGACAAGGTCGCCGCCGAGTATCCTCAGGTCTCCACCGACTATCTGCACGTCGACGCCGCGACGATCTTCTTCGTCACCCAGCCGGAGCGCTTCGACGTCATCGTCACCGACAACCTGTTCGGCGACATCCTCACCGACCTCGCCGCCGCCGTCACCGGCGGAATCGGCCTGGCCGCCTCCGGCAACATCAACCCGACGGGCGCGTTCCCGTCGATGTTCGAGCCGGTCCACGGCTCCGCCCCCGACATCGCCGGGCAGGGCAAGGCCGACCCGACCGCCACGGTCCTCTCCGTCGCCCTCCTGCTGCGCCACCTCGGTTACGAGGCCGAGGCCGCGCGCATCGAGGACGCCGTCTCCGCCGACCTGGCGGAGCGCGACGGGGCCACCACGCGTACGACCGACGAGATCGGCGACGCGCTCGCGGTACGCGTAGCGAGCTGA